The following are encoded together in the Scomber japonicus isolate fScoJap1 chromosome 20, fScoJap1.pri, whole genome shotgun sequence genome:
- the si:dkey-21c1.4 gene encoding uncharacterized protein C17orf80 isoform X1, with amino-acid sequence MSSEVCPFCGKTYKRLKSHLPHCKAAANPKTPPTQHDVTANPATAASQLASGLSDKKTIHTKKSKKVSDVTSVSPPSLSPTTSLKNVNISSDSQPASSSPISKPPSTKKKLKLSDQIKMANITSSTSLSPSLAPSPALSKPKKQSLGALIEAAKSNQLSEGQLEGTSTSSLSPTTSPLSSVTKTNPDIDTFTHAALPSTDAKPKRSPQKKVSQSLSKTKNTSASLDSKVSKSRAKGNFWEDSKWEKEDLSGNEILWNSESSSHQAKITLQDVKTILRRPKTTNQSSRASILGQIKSSVSPAPAENQKDDTTSHLVITKPLSNQLPSPSLQPKALTPAKRKKSKQVSLIPLQDDGSLQSKLSSPGTPLLSDCLSSQMSQATPLPPTVSLNTSHHMTSLTQFSNPPRFPLATQNLPVRVEMVEKPQLEAKRENAAGDGAKGDLNQRSLGKVRLRELPEWLACKTPTRPRDVMQIMQRGWQWYYKRYIDVKRGSVGGLGMLLAGYCVLSYIWSYPHISTCVDSSVFVYGAVRFGDNLTSQWLLFFSFFLFFQSTIAGGSTTEVNGLCLDKRDRYEETAAVASRGKLQDFQAIICKYSTHVFWIYI; translated from the exons ATGAGCTCAG AGGTGTGCCCATTCTGCGGGAAAACATACAAAAGGTTGAAGTCCCACCTGCCACACTGCAAGGCAGCAGCAAACCCCAAAACACCTCCAACCCAACATGATGTCACAGCGAATCCAGCTACAGCAGCTTCTCAGTTGGCCTCAGGCTTGTCTGACAAGAAAACCATACATACGAAAAAGAGTAAGAAGGTGTCTGACGTAACATCGGTATCACCACCGTCATTATCACCAACGACATCTTTGAAGAATGTAAACATATCCTCCGATTCTCAGCCAGCATCGTCGTCTCCAATTTCTAAGCCACCATCAACTAAGAAGAAACTGAAGCTGTCTGATCAAATCAAAATGGCCAACATAACCTCCTCTACCTCCTTGTCACcatctctcgctccctctccgGCCCTTTCTAAGCCAAAAAAGCAGAGTCTCGGTGCTTTGATAGAAGCTGCGAAGTCCAACCAGCTTTCTGAGGGACAACTAGAGGGAACCAGCACTTCCTCACTGAGCCCAACAACCAGTCCTTTAAGCTCAGTTACCAAAACTAATCCAGATATAGACACATTTACCCATGCTGCGCTTCCATCCACAGATGCCAAACCCAAAcgttccccccaaaaaaaggtCTCACAATCTCTctccaaaaccaaaaataccTCAGCGTCTCTGGACTCAAAAGTGAGCAAAAGTCGTGCAAAAGGCAACTTCTGGGAGGACAGCAAATGGGAAAAAGAGGATTTATCTGGGAATGAGATCCTGTGGAATTCAGAAAGTAGTAGTCACCAGGCCAAAATTACCCTCCAGGATGTTAAGACCATTTTACGTCGACCTAAAACCACCAATCAGTCCAGTAGAGCGAGCATCCTGGGCCAGATTAAAAGCAGTGTCAGTCCAGCTCCAGCAGAGAACCAAAAGGATGATACTACTAGCCACTTGGTAATAACTAAACCTCTATCAAACCAGCTGCCCAGTCCTAGTTTACAACCTAAGGCGCTCACACCAGCTAAGAGAAAAAAGTCCAAACAAGTATCTTTAATCCCGCTGCAGGACGATGGTTCCCTTCAGTCCAAACTCTCCTCCCCTGGAACCCCACTTCTCTCAGACTGTCTATCGTCCCAGATGAGCCAAGCCACACCGCTTCCACCTACAGTCAGCCTGAATACGAGCCATCACATGACATCTCTCACCCAGTTCTCTAACCCTCCACGTTTCCCTCTCGCTACACAAAATCTGCCAGTCAGGGTGGAGATGGTGGAGAAGCCGCAGCTCGAGGCCAAGAGAGAAAACGCTGCAGGTGATGGAGCGAAGG GTGATCTGAACCAGCGGAGTCTTGGGAAGGTGAGACTGAGGGAGCTGCCGGAGTGGCTGGCCTGTAAAACTCCTACTCGTCCTCGAGACGTAATGCAAATTATGCAAAGAG GCTGGCAGTGGTATTACAAAAGATATATTGATGTGAAAAGAGGCAGTGTTGGTGGACTGGGCATGCTGTTAGCAGGATACTGTGTGCTCAGCTACATCTGGAGTTACCCTCATATAAGTACGTGTGTGGattcctctgtgtttgtttatggaGCAGTTAGATTTGGAGATAACTTGACAAGTCAatggctgctttttttttctttctttctttttttccagagcACGATCGCTGGAGGAAGTACCACTGAGGTCAACGGATTATGTTTGGACAAGCGTGATCGTTATGAGGAAACAGCAGCTGTGGCAAGCAGAGGGAAGCTTCAGGACTTTCAGGCGATAATATGTAAATATTCCACACACGTCTTCTGGATTTACATCTGA
- the si:dkey-21c1.4 gene encoding uncharacterized protein C17orf80 isoform X2, whose protein sequence is MSSEVCPFCGKTYKRLKSHLPHCKAAANPKTPPTQHDVTANPATAASQLASGLSDKKTIHTKKSKKVSDVTSVSPPSLSPTTSLKNVNISSDSQPASSSPISKPPSTKKKLKLSDQIKMANITSSTSLSPSLAPSPALSKPKKQSLGALIEAAKSNQLSEGQLEGTSTSSLSPTTSPLSSVTKTNPDIDTFTHAALPSTDAKPKRSPQKKVSQSLSKTKNTSASLDSKVSKSRAKGNFWEDSKWEKEDLSGNEILWNSESSSHQAKITLQDVKTILRRPKTTNQSSRASILGQIKSSVSPAPAENQKDDTTSHLVITKPLSNQLPSPSLQPKALTPAKRKKSKQVSLIPLQDDGSLQSKLSSPGTPLLSDCLSSQMSQATPLPPTVSLNTSHHMTSLTQFSNPPRFPLATQNLPVRVEMVEKPQLEAKRENAAGDGAKGDLNQRSLGKVRLRELPEWLACKTPTRPRDVMQIMQRGWQWYYKRYIDVKRGSVGGLGMLLAGYCVLSYIWSYPHIKHDRWRKYH, encoded by the exons ATGAGCTCAG AGGTGTGCCCATTCTGCGGGAAAACATACAAAAGGTTGAAGTCCCACCTGCCACACTGCAAGGCAGCAGCAAACCCCAAAACACCTCCAACCCAACATGATGTCACAGCGAATCCAGCTACAGCAGCTTCTCAGTTGGCCTCAGGCTTGTCTGACAAGAAAACCATACATACGAAAAAGAGTAAGAAGGTGTCTGACGTAACATCGGTATCACCACCGTCATTATCACCAACGACATCTTTGAAGAATGTAAACATATCCTCCGATTCTCAGCCAGCATCGTCGTCTCCAATTTCTAAGCCACCATCAACTAAGAAGAAACTGAAGCTGTCTGATCAAATCAAAATGGCCAACATAACCTCCTCTACCTCCTTGTCACcatctctcgctccctctccgGCCCTTTCTAAGCCAAAAAAGCAGAGTCTCGGTGCTTTGATAGAAGCTGCGAAGTCCAACCAGCTTTCTGAGGGACAACTAGAGGGAACCAGCACTTCCTCACTGAGCCCAACAACCAGTCCTTTAAGCTCAGTTACCAAAACTAATCCAGATATAGACACATTTACCCATGCTGCGCTTCCATCCACAGATGCCAAACCCAAAcgttccccccaaaaaaaggtCTCACAATCTCTctccaaaaccaaaaataccTCAGCGTCTCTGGACTCAAAAGTGAGCAAAAGTCGTGCAAAAGGCAACTTCTGGGAGGACAGCAAATGGGAAAAAGAGGATTTATCTGGGAATGAGATCCTGTGGAATTCAGAAAGTAGTAGTCACCAGGCCAAAATTACCCTCCAGGATGTTAAGACCATTTTACGTCGACCTAAAACCACCAATCAGTCCAGTAGAGCGAGCATCCTGGGCCAGATTAAAAGCAGTGTCAGTCCAGCTCCAGCAGAGAACCAAAAGGATGATACTACTAGCCACTTGGTAATAACTAAACCTCTATCAAACCAGCTGCCCAGTCCTAGTTTACAACCTAAGGCGCTCACACCAGCTAAGAGAAAAAAGTCCAAACAAGTATCTTTAATCCCGCTGCAGGACGATGGTTCCCTTCAGTCCAAACTCTCCTCCCCTGGAACCCCACTTCTCTCAGACTGTCTATCGTCCCAGATGAGCCAAGCCACACCGCTTCCACCTACAGTCAGCCTGAATACGAGCCATCACATGACATCTCTCACCCAGTTCTCTAACCCTCCACGTTTCCCTCTCGCTACACAAAATCTGCCAGTCAGGGTGGAGATGGTGGAGAAGCCGCAGCTCGAGGCCAAGAGAGAAAACGCTGCAGGTGATGGAGCGAAGG GTGATCTGAACCAGCGGAGTCTTGGGAAGGTGAGACTGAGGGAGCTGCCGGAGTGGCTGGCCTGTAAAACTCCTACTCGTCCTCGAGACGTAATGCAAATTATGCAAAGAG GCTGGCAGTGGTATTACAAAAGATATATTGATGTGAAAAGAGGCAGTGTTGGTGGACTGGGCATGCTGTTAGCAGGATACTGTGTGCTCAGCTACATCTGGAGTTACCCTCATATAA agcACGATCGCTGGAGGAAGTACCACTGA